A DNA window from Bernardetia sp. contains the following coding sequences:
- a CDS encoding serine hydrolase domain-containing protein encodes MWNRFFIFFLFVAMFACKSKEEENIEPQPSEEWEFASPEELNWNTSKLEELKTFLIDQNTKSFMVLVDDKIVVEEYFNGHNQNDTWQWNSAGKVLVTTTIGIAQQEGLLNINDKVSDYLGTGWTDMPIEKENLITIKDLLSMTSGIDDTKQLVIKSNLTYVADAGSRWAYGNVFQKLIDVVTEASNQDFKDYFDEKVSNKIGMNGFWDYGLIFKIYHSDTRSMAKFGQFAINKGKWKEEQILNNDFFNESVSSSQNMNPSYGYMWWLNGKSSFMTPQSQLVFDGAIVPNAPNDMYAAMGASEQRLYLVPSKNMIVIRMGESTSVSESEFAISEFDNVFWQKLNEVIN; translated from the coding sequence ATGTGGAATCGTTTTTTTATATTTTTTTTGTTTGTAGCAATGTTTGCTTGCAAATCTAAAGAGGAAGAAAATATTGAGCCTCAACCCTCAGAAGAGTGGGAGTTTGCATCACCCGAAGAACTAAACTGGAATACAAGCAAACTAGAAGAGCTAAAAACTTTTTTAATAGACCAAAATACAAAATCTTTCATGGTTTTGGTAGATGATAAGATAGTGGTAGAAGAGTATTTTAATGGACATAATCAAAATGATACGTGGCAATGGAATAGTGCAGGGAAAGTTTTAGTAACTACTACCATTGGAATAGCTCAACAAGAAGGCTTACTCAACATAAATGATAAAGTATCAGATTACTTAGGAACAGGTTGGACAGATATGCCAATAGAGAAAGAAAATTTAATTACTATCAAGGATTTGCTTAGTATGACTTCAGGTATTGATGATACAAAGCAATTGGTCATAAAATCAAACCTTACCTATGTAGCTGACGCAGGAAGCAGATGGGCGTATGGAAATGTTTTTCAAAAGTTAATAGATGTGGTAACAGAAGCAAGCAATCAAGATTTTAAGGATTACTTTGATGAGAAAGTGTCTAATAAAATTGGAATGAATGGATTTTGGGATTATGGCTTGATTTTTAAAATCTACCATAGCGATACTAGGAGTATGGCTAAATTTGGTCAGTTTGCTATCAATAAAGGCAAATGGAAAGAAGAACAGATTTTGAATAATGACTTTTTCAATGAAAGTGTTAGCTCTTCTCAAAACATGAACCCCTCCTATGGCTATATGTGGTGGCTCAATGGAAAGTCTAGTTTTATGACTCCACAGAGCCAACTTGTATTTGATGGGGCTATCGTTCCCAATGCTCCTAATGATATGTATGCTGCTATGGGAGCTTCGGAGCAAAGGCTGTATCTTGTACCAAGTAAGAATATGATAGTAATCAGAATGGGAGAAAGTACCTCTGTTTCAGAATCTGAATTTGCTATATCAGAGTTTGATAATGTTTTTTGGCAAAAACTAAATGAAGTCATTAACTAA
- a CDS encoding thioredoxin family protein, whose amino-acid sequence MAVIDIDDSNVKENLNQNEKVIVKYYAGWCGSCRLIKPKYKRLSNDERFENIAFLDVDAEHNPETRNLAGVKNLPFFAIFKNGEFVEGVSTSKEEGVVELLEKL is encoded by the coding sequence ATGGCAGTTATAGACATAGACGATTCGAACGTAAAAGAAAACTTGAACCAAAACGAAAAAGTAATTGTAAAATATTATGCAGGATGGTGTGGCTCTTGTCGCCTTATCAAACCTAAATACAAACGTCTTTCTAATGACGAGCGTTTCGAAAACATTGCTTTTTTAGATGTTGATGCTGAACACAATCCAGAAACTAGAAATCTAGCAGGTGTAAAAAATCTTCCTTTCTTTGCCATCTTTAAAAATGGCGAGTTTGTAGAAGGCGTTTCGACAAGTAAAGAAGAAGGCGTAGTAGAACTTTTAGAGAAACTTTAA
- a CDS encoding GNAT family N-acetyltransferase codes for MQTHIIREANIEDISQIQIVRHSVKENVLSNPSLVTDKDCEEFVTIRGKGWVCEVDGKIQGFAIADLKESNIWALFIHPDYEKMGIGTQLQNQMLEWYFGQGKEKVWLSTEKQSRAETFYRKLGWKESEILSNNEIKFEMTMKKWEAIKQTSY; via the coding sequence ATGCAAACTCATATCATAAGAGAAGCCAACATCGAAGACATATCACAGATTCAAATAGTTAGACACTCCGTCAAAGAAAATGTATTATCTAATCCAAGTTTGGTAACTGACAAAGATTGTGAGGAATTTGTGACTATTAGAGGAAAAGGTTGGGTTTGTGAAGTGGATGGAAAAATACAAGGTTTTGCTATTGCTGACTTGAAAGAATCTAATATTTGGGCTTTATTTATACACCCTGACTATGAAAAAATGGGAATTGGCACACAGCTTCAAAATCAAATGTTAGAGTGGTATTTTGGGCAAGGCAAAGAAAAAGTTTGGCTCTCCACAGAAAAACAGTCAAGAGCCGAGACTTTTTACAGAAAATTAGGATGGAAGGAAAGCGAAATTTTGTCTAATAATGAGATAAAGTTTGAAATGACTATGAAAAAATGGGAAGCTATCAAACAGACCTCTTACTAG
- a CDS encoding leucine-rich repeat domain-containing protein, translating into MDSDYEEKLVNIENNVQDETSLAWKKLCEYVEKVAEEGIEEFHPYKYLGKELYSQIYTLPKTIAKLKKVKKIWLYGSKLKRIPPEIGEMESLKGFYPYTSYDLHWFPYEIINCKKIRDSTISTRALYGNYNYRRPFPDLTNNPVRYDSEIINCSVCKKKIKQEKTNQLWISLWIGKDVLPLLVNSCSDECTNSLPKPASAYVSYPHKGGMNLKQPAKEDYYEHFKKVNWKEVKNEIANRRYGN; encoded by the coding sequence ATGGATTCAGACTATGAAGAGAAATTAGTAAATATAGAAAACAATGTCCAAGATGAAACCTCTTTGGCTTGGAAAAAACTATGTGAGTATGTGGAGAAAGTAGCAGAAGAAGGAATTGAAGAATTTCATCCTTACAAGTATTTAGGAAAGGAACTTTACTCTCAAATTTATACACTTCCAAAAACGATTGCCAAACTCAAAAAAGTAAAAAAAATCTGGCTCTATGGAAGTAAACTAAAACGTATTCCACCAGAAATAGGAGAAATGGAATCGTTAAAAGGTTTTTACCCTTACACTTCTTATGATTTACATTGGTTTCCTTATGAGATTATCAACTGTAAAAAGATAAGGGACAGCACAATAAGCACAAGAGCTTTATACGGAAATTATAATTACAGAAGACCTTTTCCAGACCTAACAAACAATCCAGTCAGATATGATAGTGAAATTATAAATTGTAGTGTTTGTAAAAAGAAAATTAAACAAGAGAAGACAAATCAATTATGGATTTCATTGTGGATAGGAAAAGATGTATTACCCTTACTGGTAAACTCCTGCTCAGACGAATGTACAAATAGCTTACCTAAACCTGCGAGTGCCTATGTTTCGTATCCACATAAAGGAGGAATGAATTTGAAACAGCCAGCTAAGGAAGACTATTATGAGCATTTTAAAAAGGTAAACTGGAAAGAAGTAAAAAATGAAATAGCAAATAGAAGATATGGAAACTAA
- a CDS encoding RNA methyltransferase, translating into MTNAQRKFLRSLQQKKIRKQENAFLIEGRKIVTETLLAKSSAYKVKQLFATQEFLEKLESKNILNSKVKEGVEIILSTQKQLSESGSLKSNNAAIAVVEIPNVEVPKKLENLALLLENINDPGNLGTIIRIADWYGIETIFCSEQTVDLYNPKTLSSTMGSFLRVNVHYGDEFEFLKLAEGNSFGAFLDGQNVHQMSFPKKGILVIGSESHGISEKLGKEISNKITIPSFAKDTESAESLNAAIATAIICDNWRRN; encoded by the coding sequence ATGACTAACGCCCAACGCAAGTTTTTACGTTCTCTCCAACAAAAAAAAATACGAAAACAAGAAAATGCTTTCTTGATAGAAGGTAGAAAAATTGTTACTGAAACACTTTTAGCCAAATCATCTGCTTACAAAGTGAAACAGCTTTTTGCTACACAAGAATTTTTAGAAAAGTTAGAAAGTAAAAATATTTTGAATAGCAAAGTGAAAGAAGGTGTTGAAATTATTTTATCTACTCAAAAGCAGCTTTCAGAGTCTGGTTCTTTAAAGTCTAACAATGCTGCGATTGCAGTAGTAGAGATTCCTAATGTAGAAGTTCCAAAAAAGTTAGAAAATTTGGCTTTGCTATTGGAAAATATCAATGACCCTGGAAATTTGGGAACGATTATCAGAATTGCAGATTGGTACGGCATAGAAACTATTTTTTGTTCTGAGCAAACTGTAGATTTATACAATCCCAAAACGCTTTCTTCTACGATGGGTTCTTTCCTTCGTGTAAATGTTCATTACGGAGATGAGTTTGAGTTTTTAAAACTTGCAGAAGGAAATAGCTTTGGAGCATTTTTAGACGGACAAAATGTTCATCAGATGAGCTTCCCAAAAAAAGGAATTTTAGTCATCGGAAGCGAATCGCACGGCATATCTGAAAAACTAGGAAAAGAAATTTCAAATAAAATAACTATTCCTAGTTTTGCAAAAGACACAGAAAGTGCAGAATCTCTAAACGCTGCCATCGCTACAGCTATTATTTGTGATAATTGGAGGAGGAACTGA
- the mnmA gene encoding tRNA 2-thiouridine(34) synthase MnmA, whose translation MKNINTPNPNSKGRVLVAMSGGIDSSLAAVLLHEQGYEVIGMTMKTWDYAASGGNMKKETGCCSLDSINDARSIAVDLGFPHYILDIRSEFGDYVIDYFTEEYMEGRTPNPCVLCNTHIKWDALLRRADNLGCQYIATGHYANIREENGRFVVSKGVDTKKDQSYVLWGVSQESLSRTMLPLGNLTKAQIRQMALDRGFDELVKKSESYEICFIPDNDYRSFLKRRVPDLEEKVGEGNFVMTTGEVIGKHKGYPFYTVGQRKGLGIALGEPAYVVEIKKDTNEVILGFKEDLYRDGMVVKKLNLQKFAKIEGELQTITKVRVHHVGASATLTQNGDEITVLFHEPVDAIAPGQSAVFYDGDDVVGGGWISSSFQQIGNERIEKNPFPTEVYKPKKV comes from the coding sequence ATGAAAAATATAAATACTCCAAATCCAAACTCAAAAGGAAGAGTTTTGGTCGCCATGAGTGGTGGAATTGATAGTTCGTTGGCAGCCGTTTTGCTACACGAACAAGGTTATGAAGTCATCGGAATGACCATGAAAACGTGGGATTATGCTGCTTCTGGTGGCAATATGAAAAAAGAAACAGGCTGTTGTAGCCTAGATTCTATTAACGATGCTCGTTCGATAGCTGTTGATTTGGGTTTCCCACATTATATTTTGGATATTCGCTCCGAATTTGGCGATTACGTCATCGATTATTTTACAGAAGAATATATGGAAGGCAGAACACCTAATCCGTGTGTGCTTTGCAATACGCATATCAAATGGGATGCACTTTTACGTCGTGCTGATAATTTGGGTTGTCAGTACATTGCGACGGGTCATTATGCCAATATTAGAGAAGAAAACGGACGTTTTGTAGTTTCGAAAGGTGTCGATACTAAAAAAGACCAATCGTATGTTTTGTGGGGCGTTTCACAAGAGAGTTTGAGTAGAACAATGCTTCCTTTAGGCAATCTTACCAAAGCACAAATCCGTCAGATGGCATTGGATAGAGGTTTTGATGAGCTTGTCAAGAAATCAGAATCGTATGAAATCTGTTTTATTCCAGACAATGATTATCGTAGTTTCTTGAAAAGACGAGTTCCAGATTTAGAGGAAAAAGTAGGAGAAGGAAATTTTGTCATGACAACTGGTGAGGTTATCGGAAAACACAAAGGTTATCCATTTTATACTGTCGGACAAAGAAAAGGTTTAGGCATTGCACTTGGCGAGCCTGCTTATGTTGTTGAGATTAAAAAAGATACCAACGAGGTTATTTTAGGTTTCAAAGAAGATTTATATAGAGATGGAATGGTTGTAAAGAAACTCAACTTACAAAAGTTTGCAAAAATTGAAGGCGAACTCCAAACCATAACCAAAGTTAGGGTGCATCACGTTGGAGCTTCTGCTACGCTTACCCAAAATGGCGACGAAATAACAGTTCTTTTCCACGAGCCTGTCGATGCCATTGCTCCTGGGCAGTCTGCTGTTTTTTATGATGGCGATGATGTTGTGGGTGGAGGTTGGATTTCTTCTTCCTTCCAACAAATTGGAAACGAACGCATAGAGAAAAATCCTTTTCCTACGGAGGTTTATAAGCCTAAGAAGGTTTAG
- a CDS encoding DUF6952 family protein, which yields MKIPAIKELVEKYSLEELQKAENAMEEGEEHSLEVKGEDEGEQFTHVIAAVWVKEKMAKDSIDARTAIREYTQKVRKSIS from the coding sequence ATGAAAATACCAGCAATTAAAGAATTAGTAGAAAAATACTCTTTAGAAGAACTCCAAAAAGCCGAAAATGCTATGGAAGAAGGTGAAGAGCATAGCTTAGAAGTAAAAGGCGAGGACGAAGGCGAGCAGTTTACGCACGTTATTGCAGCTGTTTGGGTAAAAGAAAAAATGGCAAAAGACAGCATTGACGCACGTACAGCTATTCGTGAATACACACAAAAGGTTAGGAAGTCGATTTCTTAA
- the rsmG gene encoding 16S rRNA (guanine(527)-N(7))-methyltransferase RsmG, with the protein MEIIKRYFPNLTEKQLEQYSALQNLYAEWNEKINVISRKDVDNLYERHVLHSMSIAKIVEFDPNDNIIDIGTGGGFPGIPLAILFPQTQFHLVDSIGKKIRVVTEVAKEIGLENVVAEQMRVEKAKKNNYDFAVTRAVAQTSKLYNWIKPALRKNKPSLVEEGEFKHGILALKGGDLKEELSEFKHHTRLYNLSDMFEEEFFETKKILYVPI; encoded by the coding sequence ATGGAAATCATCAAGCGTTATTTTCCTAACCTTACAGAAAAACAACTAGAACAATATTCAGCCTTACAAAATTTGTACGCTGAATGGAACGAAAAAATCAATGTTATTTCACGAAAAGATGTAGATAACCTTTACGAAAGACACGTTTTACACTCAATGAGTATTGCAAAAATAGTGGAGTTTGACCCAAATGATAATATTATCGATATCGGAACGGGTGGAGGTTTTCCCGGTATTCCTTTGGCTATTTTATTTCCACAAACACAGTTTCATTTGGTAGATTCTATTGGAAAGAAAATACGAGTAGTAACTGAAGTTGCAAAAGAAATCGGATTAGAAAATGTAGTGGCAGAACAAATGAGAGTAGAGAAGGCAAAGAAAAATAATTATGATTTTGCTGTTACTCGTGCAGTTGCTCAAACCTCAAAACTATATAATTGGATAAAACCTGCTCTTCGAAAAAATAAGCCTTCTTTGGTTGAAGAAGGAGAGTTCAAACACGGCATTTTAGCTCTCAAAGGAGGAGATTTGAAGGAAGAATTATCTGAATTTAAACACCACACACGTTTGTACAATCTTAGTGATATGTTTGAAGAAGAGTTTTTCGAAACAAAGAAAATTTTATACGTGCCGATTTAA
- a CDS encoding thermonuclease family protein, whose translation MEEPINYILYGSILVTLLVVILIVFLFRRKIMLFLMTNFSDKAVKTKVLEVLEGDTIVVDIPKNTIQPNSETISVNAENETTWTVRLIGVDTPESRASLYIDEAPFGQEALAYVEERLTKNKEIILVFDEHLFDKFGKHLAYLYLPSGECLNKTILKEGYGWTRNHAFDIKFKSEFEKTQEKARQKQKGLWNIYITKGILKEEYKESEHYKEYRKRVDENE comes from the coding sequence ATGGAAGAACCAATTAATTATATTTTGTATGGAAGCATCTTAGTTACATTACTTGTAGTGATTTTGATTGTATTTCTATTCAGAAGAAAAATTATGCTTTTCTTGATGACTAACTTTTCTGATAAAGCAGTCAAGACAAAAGTCTTGGAAGTGTTGGAAGGCGATACGATAGTAGTAGATATTCCTAAAAATACGATACAACCAAATTCGGAAACCATTTCTGTAAATGCTGAAAACGAAACTACTTGGACTGTTCGCTTGATTGGTGTAGATACGCCTGAAAGTCGTGCTTCACTTTATATTGATGAAGCTCCCTTCGGACAGGAAGCATTAGCCTATGTAGAAGAAAGACTAACAAAGAACAAAGAGATAATTTTGGTGTTTGATGAGCATTTATTTGATAAATTTGGAAAACATCTAGCTTATCTTTATCTGCCTTCTGGAGAATGTCTGAACAAAACCATTCTTAAAGAAGGCTATGGTTGGACAAGAAATCATGCCTTTGATATAAAATTCAAATCAGAGTTTGAAAAAACACAAGAAAAAGCAAGGCAAAAGCAAAAAGGACTTTGGAATATTTATATCACAAAAGGAATCTTGAAAGAAGAATACAAAGAGTCAGAACACTATAAAGAGTATAGAAAAAGAGTGGACGAAAATGAGTGA
- a CDS encoding sterol desaturase family protein, translating to MTLLIIFGVFAFCFVLERLVPGWKLPKVPTWTLRVLAVNFVQLLIVILAGYTWEKWLSSVSVFSLSAHVPAWLGGVIAYVIATFVFYWWHRWRHEFDFLWLHFHQIHHSPQRLEVITSFYKHPLEMMVNSIIGSLLVFTFLGLSVEAGAFYTLCTALGEFFYHTNVKTPQWVGYIFQRPEMHRIHHEYQKHKYNYGDIVWWDMLFGTYRNPKNWEETCGFETEREENLKDMLLFKDVHKQELVSPVEEVENNQN from the coding sequence ATGACATTACTTATTATTTTTGGCGTTTTTGCATTTTGCTTCGTTCTTGAAAGACTTGTCCCAGGTTGGAAACTTCCTAAAGTTCCTACTTGGACACTTAGAGTTTTGGCAGTCAATTTTGTACAACTACTTATCGTTATTTTGGCTGGTTATACTTGGGAAAAATGGCTCTCTTCGGTTTCTGTGTTTTCACTTTCTGCACATGTTCCAGCTTGGTTAGGTGGAGTTATTGCCTACGTAATTGCCACTTTTGTTTTTTATTGGTGGCATCGTTGGAGACACGAATTTGATTTTCTATGGCTTCATTTTCATCAAATCCACCACAGTCCACAGCGTTTGGAAGTCATTACTTCATTCTACAAACATCCTTTAGAAATGATGGTCAATTCTATCATTGGAAGCCTTTTGGTATTTACTTTTTTAGGATTGAGCGTAGAAGCTGGTGCATTTTATACCCTCTGTACAGCTTTAGGGGAGTTTTTCTATCATACCAACGTCAAAACACCTCAGTGGGTAGGCTATATTTTCCAACGACCAGAGATGCACCGTATTCATCACGAATATCAAAAACACAAATACAACTACGGCGATATTGTTTGGTGGGATATGCTTTTCGGAACATACAGAAACCCTAAAAACTGGGAAGAAACCTGTGGTTTTGAGACAGAACGAGAAGAGAATTTGAAAGACATGTTACTCTTTAAAGATGTACATAAACAAGAATTAGTTTCTCCTGTGGAAGAGGTGGAGAATAATCAGAATTAG
- a CDS encoding glycosyltransferase family 2 protein, protein MLSVIIPIYNESLNIHLLHERLTKVVSKLANTYELIFINDGSKDNSLELVKELSLKDKNVKFIDLSRNFGHQIAVSAGLDYCKGDTVVIIDADLQDPPELIEPMWEKLKEGYQVVYAKRRARAGEGYLKKWTAKMFYRLLSKITSFPIPVDTGDFRIMDRRVVDGLKQMKENHKFLRGQIAWIGYKQTYVEYDRAERNAGVTGYSYKKMINLALNGITAFSNIPIKFVTISGFVVSAIAFLMIVYSFIAKYFIVEGYVSGWSSIMVSIMFLGGVQLISLGIIGEYISRINTDVKQRPLYFVAETNAAQEDKATER, encoded by the coding sequence ATGCTTTCTGTCATCATTCCTATCTACAACGAATCATTGAATATTCATCTGCTTCATGAAAGACTTACAAAAGTGGTTTCTAAATTGGCAAACACGTATGAACTTATTTTTATAAATGATGGAAGCAAGGATAATTCTTTAGAATTGGTAAAGGAGCTTTCTTTGAAAGATAAAAATGTGAAATTCATTGATTTGAGCCGAAATTTCGGTCATCAGATTGCTGTAAGTGCAGGCTTAGATTATTGCAAAGGAGATACAGTTGTTATTATTGATGCTGATTTGCAAGACCCACCCGAACTTATTGAACCGATGTGGGAAAAGCTCAAAGAAGGTTATCAAGTAGTATATGCCAAGCGCAGAGCAAGAGCAGGCGAAGGCTATTTGAAAAAATGGACGGCAAAAATGTTTTATCGTCTGCTTTCCAAGATTACTTCATTTCCTATTCCTGTTGATACGGGCGATTTTAGAATTATGGATAGAAGAGTGGTAGATGGACTAAAGCAAATGAAAGAAAACCATAAATTTTTGCGTGGACAAATTGCTTGGATTGGTTATAAACAAACGTATGTAGAATACGACAGAGCTGAGCGAAATGCAGGTGTTACAGGATATTCTTACAAAAAAATGATAAATCTTGCACTCAATGGAATTACTGCTTTTTCAAATATTCCTATAAAATTTGTTACTATTTCTGGTTTTGTAGTTTCTGCGATTGCCTTTTTGATGATAGTTTATTCATTTATTGCGAAGTATTTTATTGTAGAAGGTTATGTGAGTGGTTGGTCGTCTATCATGGTTAGCATTATGTTTTTGGGAGGTGTTCAGCTTATTAGCTTGGGAATTATTGGAGAATATATCAGTAGGATTAATACAGATGTAAAACAACGTCCTCTTTATTTTGTGGCAGAAACCAATGCAGCACAAGAAGACAAAGCCACAGAGAGATAA